One segment of Triticum aestivum cultivar Chinese Spring chromosome 2A, IWGSC CS RefSeq v2.1, whole genome shotgun sequence DNA contains the following:
- the LOC123188918 gene encoding sulfoquinovosyl transferase SQD2: MARAAPILAVSKPSPLPLIAPSSRPRAGWSLHLHRRRLLPLSSSSSCSTSASASSSPPSSPVLLRDDELEHQEEPPPASEADSRPRRIALFVEPSPFAYVSGYKNRFQNFIKYLREMGDEVIVITTHEGVPDEFHGAKLIGSWSFPCPWYQKVPLSLALSPRIIGEVARFKPDIIHASSPGIMVFGALIIAKLLCVPLVMSYHTHVPIYIPRYTFSWLVKPMWLVIKFLHRAADLTLVPSVAIGRDLQAARVTAANKIRLWNKGVDSESFHPRFRNQEMRSRLTNGEPDKPLIIYVGRLGVEKSLDFHKRVMDRLPGSRIAFIGDGPFRPELEEMFSGMPAVFTGTLQGEELSQAYASGDVFVMPSESETLGFVVLEAMSSGVPVVAARAGGIPDIIPEDQEGKTSFLYTPGDVDDCVGKVELLLSCEELRETMGKAARKEMEKFGWKAATRKIRNEQYSAAIWFWRKKRSQLLRPLQWVFRRLFRPAPAPAPAPAITNQS, translated from the exons ATGGCGAGGGCGGCGCCCATCCTCGCCGTGTCCAAGCCGTCTCCTCTCCCTCTAATCGCCCCGTCGTCACGCCCCCGGGCTGGGTGGTCCCTTCACCtgcatcgccgccgcctcctcccactctcgtcgtcgtcgtcatgCAGCACCAGCGCCAGCGCCTCTTCCTCCCCCCCCTCGTCGCCGGTCTTGCTGCGGGACGACGAGCTGGAGCACCAGGAGGAGCCCCCGCCCGCTTCGGAGGCCGACTCGCGGCCCCGCCGCATCGCGCTCTTCGTCGAGCCCTCCCCCTTCGCCTACGTCTCCGGCTACAAGAACCGCTTCCAGAACTTCATCAAGTACCTCCGCGAGATGGGCGACGAGGTCATCGTCATCACCACCCACGAGGGCGTGCCCGACGAGTTCCACGGCGCCAAGCTCATCGGGTCCTGGAGCTTCCCTTGCCCCTGGTATCAGAAGGTCCCGCTCTCGCTCGCCCTCAGCCCCAGAATCATTGGAGAGGTCGCTAGGTTCAAGCCCGACATTATCCACGCCTCTTCCCCTGGAATCATG GTATTCGGCGCCCTAATCATCGCAAAGTTGCTATGCGTCCCTCTAGTGATGTCCTACCACACCCATGTTCCAAT TTATATTCCAAGGTATACATTCAGCTGGCTTGTCAAGCCCATGTGGCTAGTTATAA AATTCTTGCACCGAGCTGCGGATCTCACACTGGTACCATCAGTCGCTATTGGCAGGGACCTTCAAGCTGCCCGTGTTACAGCAG CCAATAAGATACGCCTTTGGAACAAGGGTGTGGATTCAGAAAGCTTCCATCCTCGTTTCCGTAATCAGGAAATGAGGTCAAGGTTAAC GAATGGTGAACCAGACAAGCCACTGATAATCTATGTTGGACGCTTAGGAGTTGAGAAAAGCTTGGATTTTCATAAGCG AGTCATGGACCGACTTCCAGGATCAAGAATTGCATTCATTGGAGATGGCCCATTCAG GCCTGAACTTGAAGAGATGTTTTCAGGAATGCCTGCAGTGTTCACAGGGACATTGCAAGGGGAAGAACTGTCACAGGCCTATGCCAGTGGGGATGTGTTTGTGATGCCTTCTGAGTCCGAGACGCTGGGTTTTGTTGTGTTGGAGGCAATGTCATCCGGAGTCCCGGTGGTCGCTGCTCGAGCTGGAGGCATACCTGACATTATACCTGAGGATCAGGAAGGAAAGACCAGCTTTCTGTACACACCGGGTGATGTGGATGACTGTGTTGGGAAGGTTGAACTCCTGCTCTCCTGTGAAGAGTTGAGAGAGACAATGGGGAAGGCCGCCAGGAAGGAGATGGAGAAATTCGGCTGGAAGGCGGCGACGAGGAAGATTCGGAACGAGCAGTACAGCGCCGCAATTTGGTTCTGGCGCAAGAAGAGATCGCAGCTGCTGAGACCTCTCCAGTGGGTGTTCCGGAGGCTCTTTAGGCccgctcctgctcctgctcctgcccCCGCCATAACAAATCAGTCATAG